A stretch of the Streptomyces venezuelae genome encodes the following:
- a CDS encoding DUF4097 family beta strand repeat-containing protein, translating into MRCQLHRGGPARHQLVHGHGRRGHHRARSVRGHGREDGRWQRPDQRVRHEETCSAHTGGGNLDASFTATPEQVEAESEGGNITVRLPEGTYAVDAKSDGGDRELGIASDPSSSRKVKAHTGGGNVTIVTTS; encoded by the coding sequence CGCGCGACACCAACTTGTCCATGGACACGGGAGGCGGGGACATCATCGTGCACGGTCTGTCCGGGGCCATGGACGCGAAGACGGGCGGTGGCAACGTCCGGATCAGAGAGTCCGCCACGAAGAAACTTGCTCCGCACACACGGGCGGCGGCAACCTCGACGCCTCCTTCACCGCGACGCCAGAACAGGTCGAGGCCGAGTCGGAAGGCGGCAACATCACGGTGCGACTACCCGAAGGAACCTACGCAGTGGATGCCAAGAGCGACGGCGGCGACCGTGAACTGGGCATCGCCAGCGATCCGTCCTCCTCACGCAAGGTCAAGGCGCACACGGGTGGCGGAAACGTCACCATCGTCACCACCAGCTGA
- a CDS encoding class I SAM-dependent DNA methyltransferase: MTSSELWTRATADRYDAEETEASSAAVLEPTLAFLAELAGGGRALEFAIGTGRVGVPLRERGVPVVGIELSEHMAAVLRRKVDEDTLPVVIGDMATTVVPGEFSLVYLVYNTITNLLTQDEQVECFRNAARHLEPGGRFVIELGVPPLRLLPPGQVAVPFDVSEQHLGFDTFDLVEQILVSHHFTRDGDDGHYRRENSRHRYAWPAELDLMARIAGLELERRVADWGEAPFTQDSAKHISVWRKPT, from the coding sequence GTGACGAGCAGTGAACTGTGGACCCGTGCGACCGCCGACCGCTACGACGCCGAGGAGACCGAAGCGTCCTCGGCTGCCGTTCTCGAACCGACCCTCGCCTTCCTCGCCGAGCTCGCCGGAGGCGGCCGGGCACTGGAGTTCGCCATCGGAACCGGACGAGTGGGAGTCCCGCTCCGGGAACGCGGCGTGCCGGTCGTCGGCATCGAACTGTCCGAGCACATGGCAGCGGTGCTGCGGCGCAAGGTCGACGAGGACACGCTCCCGGTGGTCATCGGGGACATGGCCACCACCGTCGTTCCCGGTGAGTTCTCGCTGGTCTATCTCGTCTACAACACCATCACGAACCTGCTCACGCAGGACGAGCAGGTCGAGTGCTTCCGCAACGCCGCACGTCATCTGGAGCCCGGTGGCCGATTCGTCATCGAGCTGGGTGTGCCGCCGCTGCGGCTCCTGCCGCCCGGCCAGGTCGCGGTGCCGTTCGATGTCTCCGAGCAGCATCTCGGCTTCGACACCTTCGACCTGGTCGAGCAGATTCTCGTCTCACACCACTTCACCCGCGACGGCGATGACGGCCACTACCGCCGCGAGAACTCCCGGCACCGGTACGCCTGGCCGGCAGAGCTCGACCTGATGGCACGGATCGCTGGGCTCGAGCTGGAACGTCGCGTCGCGGACTGGGGCGAGGCTCCGTTCACCCAGGACTCCGCGAAGCACATCTCTGTGTGGCGCAAGCCAACCTGA
- a CDS encoding type II toxin-antitoxin system PemK/MazF family toxin, whose protein sequence is MTAPSHSRPAQPGQPAQPGRDGHGATVEADPYAVGRVQTSYAPDPDGDPDPGEIVWTWVPYEENDGRGKDRPVLVVAREAADGSTLLAVQLSSKRHDHDREWVPIGTGPWDSAGRESWVDVDRILRVHEAGMRREACALDRGRFQLVVNRLRERYGWR, encoded by the coding sequence ATGACAGCACCCTCACACTCTCGCCCCGCCCAGCCCGGTCAACCCGCCCAGCCCGGCCGGGATGGCCACGGGGCTACCGTCGAGGCCGATCCGTACGCCGTCGGGCGTGTGCAGACCTCCTACGCGCCCGATCCCGACGGAGACCCCGACCCCGGGGAAATCGTCTGGACTTGGGTCCCGTACGAGGAAAACGACGGGCGCGGCAAGGACCGGCCCGTGCTCGTCGTGGCCCGGGAAGCGGCGGACGGGAGCACGCTGCTCGCCGTACAGCTCTCCAGCAAGCGGCACGACCACGACCGGGAGTGGGTCCCGATCGGCACCGGGCCCTGGGACAGCGCAGGCCGGGAGTCCTGGGTGGATGTGGACCGGATCCTGCGGGTCCACGAGGCGGGCATGCGACGGGAAGCCTGTGCGCTGGACCGGGGCCGGTTCCAGCTCGTGGTCAACCGACTGCGCGAGCGCTACGGCTGGCGGTAG
- a CDS encoding TIGR02452 family protein, whose translation MSGRLRAIAQENAGIVATGTYRTRTGREVSLAVAVAEAKAGTRIYGPNPVIPGERPLAAPFDTSVEVTGESSTVAARRLAADGPVAVLNFASARNPGGGYVRGAKAQEEALCRASALYETLLEAPEYYTAHRALRSTFYTDRVIHSPGVPVFRDDRGELLETPFRAGFLTSPAPNAGTIRRLEPGRAHEIPAALARRAERVLETAALHAYPQLVLGAWGCGVFQNDPAEVAGAFRDLLMGDGRFAGVFERVVFAILDRAPGPRRAFEEAFGVGA comes from the coding sequence ATGAGCGGAAGGTTGCGCGCAATAGCGCAGGAGAATGCGGGAATCGTGGCGACCGGGACGTACCGGACGCGAACGGGGCGGGAGGTTTCCCTCGCCGTCGCCGTGGCGGAAGCCAAGGCAGGAACCAGGATATACGGGCCAAACCCGGTCATTCCAGGCGAGCGTCCTCTGGCTGCTCCTTTCGACACCTCCGTGGAGGTCACGGGGGAGAGCAGTACGGTCGCCGCCCGCAGGCTCGCGGCCGACGGCCCGGTGGCCGTCCTCAACTTCGCCTCGGCCCGGAATCCGGGCGGCGGATACGTCCGCGGGGCCAAGGCCCAGGAGGAAGCGTTGTGCCGCGCCTCGGCCCTGTACGAGACCCTGCTGGAGGCGCCGGAGTACTACACCGCGCACCGCGCGCTGCGCAGCACCTTCTACACCGACCGGGTGATTCACTCCCCGGGGGTACCGGTTTTCCGCGACGACCGCGGTGAGCTGCTGGAGACCCCCTTCCGGGCGGGCTTCCTGACCTCGCCGGCCCCCAACGCGGGCACCATCCGCCGCCTGGAACCGGGCCGGGCCCACGAGATCCCGGCCGCCCTGGCCCGCCGCGCGGAGCGCGTCCTGGAAACGGCTGCCCTGCACGCGTACCCGCAGCTGGTGCTCGGGGCCTGGGGGTGCGGGGTGTTCCAGAACGACCCGGCCGAGGTGGCCGGGGCGTTCCGGGACCTGCTCATGGGCGATGGGCGGTTCGCGGGCGTGTTCGAGCGTGTCGTCTTCGCGATCCTGGACCGCGCGCCGGGGCCGCGGCGGGCGTTCGAGGAGGCGTTCGGGGTGGGGGCTTAG
- the egtA gene encoding ergothioneine biosynthesis glutamate--cysteine ligase EgtA — protein MPQDSPPPHSPPPRNPGDPQHPHDLTEIEAEDLVRGVCFKTGPPRLVGAELEWLVLDAEQPDRPLPAERLAAALDAVGALPLRSRFTVEPGGQLELSSAPAGSLMECVDGLQADLDLVRAALRDRDLFLHGSGHDPRRPLRRLLCDSPRYEAMEACLDRTGPAGRTMMCGSASVQVCVDAGYEEPGPLGHGRRWRLAHLLGAVLVSAFANSPAVAGPYAGWRCSRQGVWADLDPHRALAPPLDGDPRAAWARHALDTEVMCIRPTPGAGPDEPDEPWAVPQGLTFRDWLRGGGPRPATPEDLEYHLTTLFPPVRPRGHLELRMIDAQPGEDGWLVPAAVVHALFDDPEAAETAYRVVKVLADEYGPRPAPRNPLWRAAARHGPADPELRAAGIACFRAAAEALPRLGASGHVLDTVGAFTDRYVLRGRCPADEPRLPVPPFGKDPLT, from the coding sequence ATGCCACAGGACTCACCCCCTCCGCACTCACCACCTCCACGCAACCCCGGTGACCCGCAGCATCCCCACGACCTCACCGAGATCGAGGCCGAGGATCTGGTGCGCGGTGTCTGCTTCAAGACCGGGCCGCCCCGGCTCGTCGGTGCCGAGCTCGAATGGCTCGTGCTCGATGCCGAGCAGCCCGATCGGCCGCTGCCGGCCGAGCGGCTCGCCGCGGCACTCGATGCCGTCGGCGCACTGCCCCTCCGGTCGCGGTTCACCGTGGAACCCGGCGGTCAGCTGGAGCTGAGTTCGGCACCCGCCGGCTCGCTCATGGAGTGCGTGGACGGCCTGCAGGCCGATCTGGACCTGGTACGCGCGGCCCTGCGCGACCGCGATCTGTTCCTGCACGGCAGCGGCCACGACCCCCGCCGCCCGCTGCGGCGGCTGCTGTGCGACAGCCCGCGCTACGAGGCCATGGAAGCCTGCCTGGACCGGACCGGGCCGGCCGGGCGGACCATGATGTGCGGGTCCGCCTCCGTGCAGGTGTGCGTGGACGCGGGGTACGAGGAGCCCGGCCCGCTCGGGCACGGGCGGCGCTGGCGGCTGGCGCACCTGCTGGGCGCGGTCCTGGTGTCGGCGTTCGCGAACTCCCCCGCCGTCGCAGGCCCGTATGCCGGCTGGCGGTGTTCCCGGCAGGGCGTGTGGGCCGACCTGGACCCGCACCGCGCGCTCGCCCCGCCGCTGGACGGCGATCCCCGCGCGGCCTGGGCCCGGCACGCCCTGGACACCGAGGTGATGTGCATCCGGCCGACGCCCGGCGCCGGTCCCGACGAGCCCGACGAACCGTGGGCGGTGCCCCAGGGGCTGACCTTCCGCGACTGGCTGCGCGGCGGCGGGCCCCGCCCGGCCACCCCGGAGGATCTGGAGTACCACCTGACCACTCTGTTCCCGCCGGTCCGGCCGCGCGGCCATCTGGAGCTGCGGATGATCGACGCGCAGCCCGGGGAGGACGGCTGGCTGGTGCCGGCCGCCGTGGTGCACGCGCTGTTCGACGATCCGGAGGCGGCCGAGACGGCGTACCGGGTGGTGAAGGTGCTGGCCGACGAGTACGGGCCGCGACCCGCTCCGCGCAATCCGCTCTGGCGGGCGGCGGCCCGCCACGGGCCGGCCGATCCGGAACTGCGGGCCGCGGGTATCGCCTGCTTCCGGGCCGCCGCCGAGGCGCTGCCCCGGCTCGGCGCCTCCGGGCACGTGCTGGACACCGTCGGGGCGTTCACCGACCGGTACGTACTGCGCGGGCGGTGTCCCGCCGATGAACCGCGCCTGCCCGTACCGCCTTTCGGGAAGGACCCGCTGACGTGA
- the egtB gene encoding ergothioneine biosynthesis protein EgtB, producing the protein MSIEDIDDTTGPLTNTNTGTGTGTGTTDDLLRERAHAELAAARTRTAGLTDVVSDPDLTAQHSPLMSPLVWDLAHIGNQEELWLLRRVEGREAMRPEIDPLYDAFQHPRSERPSLPLLGPAEARRYAAEVRGRVLDLLERTPLEGTPLLDGGFAFGMIAQHEQQHDETMLITHQLRAGPPVLAAPDPDAPWDGAAGNGLPAPEVLVPGGVFTMGTSTEPWALDNERPAHPRETEPFFIDTVPVTNAAFQAFIEDGGYTEPRWWAAEGWEQVRRHGIGAPLFWHREGGQWLRRRFGVTEPVPPEEPVLHVSWYEADAWARWAGRRLPTEAEWEKAARYRPETGQSAGYPWGDADPTPDRANLGQRHLRPARAGSYPAGASALGVRQLIGDVWEWTASDFLPYPGFRAFPYREYSEVFFGPAHKVLRGGSFAVAPAACRGTFRNWDLPVRRQIFSGFRTARDV; encoded by the coding sequence GTGAGCATCGAGGACATCGACGACACCACCGGCCCCCTCACCAACACCAACACAGGCACCGGCACCGGCACCGGCACCACCGACGACCTCCTCCGCGAGCGCGCCCACGCCGAACTCGCCGCCGCCCGGACGCGGACCGCCGGCCTCACCGATGTGGTGTCCGACCCGGACCTGACCGCCCAGCACTCCCCGCTGATGTCCCCGCTGGTCTGGGACCTCGCCCACATCGGCAACCAGGAGGAGCTGTGGCTGCTGCGGCGGGTCGAGGGGCGGGAGGCGATGCGCCCCGAGATCGATCCGCTCTACGACGCGTTCCAGCACCCCCGTTCGGAGCGCCCGAGTCTGCCGCTGCTCGGGCCCGCCGAGGCCCGCCGGTACGCCGCCGAGGTCCGCGGCCGGGTGCTCGACCTGCTGGAGCGGACCCCGCTGGAGGGGACTCCCCTGCTGGACGGCGGTTTCGCCTTCGGGATGATCGCGCAGCACGAACAGCAGCACGACGAAACGATGCTGATCACCCACCAGCTCCGCGCCGGGCCGCCGGTGCTGGCCGCGCCGGATCCCGATGCGCCCTGGGACGGAGCCGCCGGGAACGGCCTGCCGGCCCCGGAAGTCCTGGTACCCGGCGGGGTGTTCACCATGGGCACCTCCACCGAGCCATGGGCGCTGGACAACGAGCGGCCCGCCCATCCGCGGGAGACGGAGCCGTTCTTCATCGACACCGTTCCGGTCACCAATGCCGCGTTCCAGGCGTTCATCGAGGACGGCGGGTACACCGAGCCCCGCTGGTGGGCCGCCGAGGGCTGGGAGCAGGTCCGCCGGCACGGCATCGGGGCCCCGCTGTTCTGGCACCGGGAGGGCGGGCAGTGGCTCCGCCGCCGGTTCGGGGTGACGGAGCCGGTGCCCCCGGAGGAGCCGGTGCTGCATGTGAGCTGGTACGAGGCGGATGCTTGGGCCCGCTGGGCCGGCCGCCGGCTGCCCACCGAGGCGGAGTGGGAGAAGGCCGCCCGGTACCGGCCGGAGACGGGGCAGTCGGCCGGCTACCCGTGGGGCGATGCCGACCCCACCCCGGACCGCGCCAATCTGGGGCAGCGTCATCTGCGGCCGGCCCGGGCGGGCAGCTATCCGGCGGGCGCCTCGGCGCTGGGGGTGCGGCAGCTGATCGGGGACGTGTGGGAGTGGACGGCGAGCGACTTCCTGCCCTATCCGGGGTTCCGGGCCTTCCCGTACCGGGAGTACTCGGAGGTGTTCTTCGGTCCGGCCCACAAGGTGCTGCGCGGCGGCTCGTTCGCGGTGGCCCCGGCGGCCTGCCGGGGCACGTTCCGCAACTGGGACCTGCCCGTACGACGGCAGATCTTCTCCGGGTTCCGCACCGCGCGAGACGTCTGA
- the egtC gene encoding ergothioneine biosynthesis protein EgtC, translating into MCRHIAYVGPVMRLGRLLSDPDHSLVRQAWAPRRQRHGTINADGFGVGWYAPGDPVPARYRRAGPVWGDPTFADLARVVRSEAVLAAVRDATEAGSDGEAAAGPFADGRWLFSHNGVLRDWPDAVAGPDGPAAGLPAGALLQLAARTDSALVWALVLHRLRAGAELGAALGAAVRELVAASPGSRLNLLLTDGVEIAATAWGDSLWYLAEPQAPGGGRTVVASEPYDDDPRWCEVPDRSLLTASRTRVALIPLKENAP; encoded by the coding sequence ATGTGCCGTCATATCGCCTATGTGGGGCCGGTGATGAGGCTGGGTCGGCTGCTGTCTGATCCCGATCACTCGCTGGTACGGCAGGCCTGGGCACCGCGGCGGCAGCGGCACGGCACGATCAACGCCGACGGCTTCGGAGTGGGCTGGTACGCGCCGGGCGATCCGGTGCCGGCCCGTTACCGGCGGGCGGGCCCGGTGTGGGGGGATCCGACCTTCGCGGATCTGGCCCGGGTGGTGCGCAGCGAGGCCGTGCTGGCCGCCGTACGCGATGCCACCGAGGCCGGGTCGGACGGGGAGGCTGCGGCCGGGCCGTTTGCGGACGGGCGGTGGCTGTTCAGCCACAACGGTGTGCTGCGGGACTGGCCGGATGCGGTGGCGGGCCCGGACGGGCCGGCTGCCGGGCTCCCTGCGGGGGCGTTGTTGCAGCTGGCGGCGCGGACCGATTCGGCGCTGGTGTGGGCGCTGGTGCTGCACCGGCTGCGGGCGGGTGCGGAGCTGGGGGCGGCCCTGGGCGCGGCGGTGCGGGAGCTGGTCGCGGCTTCGCCGGGTTCGCGGCTGAACCTGTTGCTGACGGACGGGGTGGAGATCGCGGCGACGGCGTGGGGGGATTCGCTCTGGTACCTGGCCGAGCCGCAGGCCCCGGGGGGCGGGCGCACGGTGGTCGCGTCCGAGCCGTACGACGACGATCCGCGCTGGTGCGAGGTGCCGGACCGGAGTCTGCTGACCGCTTCCCGGACCCGGGTGGCGCTGATCCCGCTCAAGGAGAACGCCCCGTGA
- the egtD gene encoding L-histidine N(alpha)-methyltransferase → MSDYQLTRLLDESAAETALRADVLRGLTRSPKVLPPKWFYDARGSELFEEITRLPEYYPTRAEREILLERAREIAAESGARTLVELGSGSSEKTRHLIEAMPALDTYVPVDVSESALAGAAEKLLAEHPGLRVHALLADFTKPLHLPDSPGPRLVVFLGGTIGNLLPPERAEFLHAVRSMLSPGDALLMGTDLVKEESVLVAAYDDAQGVTAEFNRNVLAVINRELDADFRTEDFTHVALWDREREWIEMRLRARSELRVKIRALDLEVPFAAGEEIQTEVSAKFRQDGVRTELAEAGLELVQWWTDSSGRFALSLAVADGPGMMP, encoded by the coding sequence GTGAGTGACTACCAGTTGACCCGCCTGTTGGACGAGAGCGCCGCGGAGACGGCGCTGCGTGCGGATGTGCTGCGCGGGCTGACCCGCTCCCCCAAGGTATTGCCGCCGAAGTGGTTCTACGATGCGCGCGGCAGCGAACTCTTCGAGGAGATCACCCGGTTGCCGGAGTACTACCCGACGCGTGCGGAGCGGGAGATCCTGCTGGAGCGGGCCCGGGAGATCGCTGCGGAGAGCGGGGCGCGGACGCTGGTGGAGCTGGGGTCGGGGTCCTCGGAGAAGACCCGGCATCTGATCGAGGCGATGCCGGCGCTGGATACGTACGTACCGGTGGATGTGAGCGAGAGTGCGCTGGCCGGGGCGGCGGAGAAGCTGCTGGCGGAGCATCCGGGGCTGCGGGTGCATGCCCTGCTGGCGGACTTCACCAAGCCGCTGCACCTGCCGGACAGCCCCGGCCCCCGCCTGGTGGTGTTCCTGGGCGGCACCATCGGGAACCTGTTGCCGCCGGAGCGGGCGGAGTTCCTGCACGCGGTGCGGTCGATGCTGTCGCCCGGGGACGCCCTGCTGATGGGTACGGACCTGGTGAAGGAGGAGTCCGTGCTGGTGGCGGCGTACGACGATGCGCAGGGGGTGACGGCGGAGTTCAACCGGAACGTACTGGCGGTGATCAACCGGGAGTTGGATGCGGACTTCCGTACGGAGGATTTCACGCATGTGGCGTTGTGGGACCGGGAGCGGGAGTGGATCGAGATGCGGCTGCGGGCCCGGTCGGAGCTGAGGGTGAAGATCCGGGCCCTGGACCTGGAGGTGCCGTTCGCGGCGGGTGAGGAGATCCAGACGGAGGTGTCGGCGAAGTTCCGTCAGGACGGGGTGCGGACGGAACTGGCTGAGGCCGGGCTGGAGTTGGTCCAGTGGTGGACGGATTCGTCGGGGCGGTTCGCCTTGTCGCTGGCGGTGGCGGACGGGCCGGGGATGATGCCGTAG
- a CDS encoding GNAT family N-acetyltransferase has protein sequence MTIAPLSPVQPVTPVAPRYAVRLARNEAEVRAAQKLRHQVFAGELGARLDGPEPGLDSDAFDAYCDHLLVIEEETEQVVGTYRLLPPERAAIAGRLYSDGEFDLSALDPIRPDLVEVGRSCVHPDHRNGAVIALIWAGLARYMDRTGHNWLAGCCSIPLSDGGVLATATRETVLARNLAPEEYRVTPHRPWTPALPAPAERIELPPLLRGYLRLGAWVCGEPALDLEFGCADLYVLLSLRRTNPRYLKHFLSLAPAA, from the coding sequence ATGACCATCGCCCCGCTGTCCCCCGTCCAGCCCGTCACCCCGGTCGCCCCCCGGTACGCCGTACGGCTCGCCCGCAACGAGGCCGAGGTGCGCGCCGCCCAGAAGCTGCGCCACCAGGTCTTCGCCGGCGAGCTCGGCGCCCGCCTCGACGGCCCCGAGCCCGGCCTGGACTCCGACGCCTTCGACGCCTACTGCGACCACCTGCTCGTGATCGAGGAGGAGACCGAGCAGGTCGTCGGCACCTACCGGCTGCTGCCCCCCGAGCGCGCCGCCATCGCCGGCCGCCTCTACTCCGACGGCGAATTCGACCTCTCCGCCCTCGACCCCATCCGCCCCGACCTGGTCGAGGTCGGCCGCTCCTGTGTCCACCCCGACCACCGCAACGGCGCCGTCATCGCCCTGATCTGGGCCGGCCTCGCCCGCTACATGGACCGCACCGGCCACAACTGGCTGGCCGGCTGCTGCTCCATCCCCCTCTCCGACGGCGGAGTCCTCGCCACCGCCACCCGCGAGACCGTCCTCGCCCGCAACCTCGCCCCCGAGGAATACCGGGTCACCCCGCACCGCCCCTGGACCCCCGCCCTCCCGGCCCCCGCCGAACGCATCGAACTGCCCCCGCTGCTCCGCGGCTACCTGCGGCTCGGCGCCTGGGTCTGCGGGGAGCCGGCCCTCGACCTCGAGTTCGGCTGCGCCGACCTCTACGTCCTGCTCTCCCTGCGCCGCACCAACCCCCGCTACCTCAAGCACTTCCTCTCCCTCGCCCCGGCCGCATGA
- a CDS encoding extracellular solute-binding protein: protein MKMRFLALCTALVAATSLTACGMLPGSDDGSEQVTLWLMKGSASDDFIQKFTESYEREHPGVDLEIKIQEWTGIGDKVNAVLKGTATEPADVIEVGNTQVARYIETGGLSELTLEGVREWGSKDWLKGLADPATVNGARYGVPWYAANRVVIYNKDLFAAAGIKELPKNRQEWLTATRKLDKGDQQGIYLAGQNWYVLAGFIWDEGGELAVEGGGVWTGTLDTEQALAGMDFYKQLHALGEGPDNADEETPPQSEVFARGQIAQIIAPPAQVAQIEAANPALKGKLGFFPIPGKTSDKPGAVFTGGSDLIIPENTRNRREAVDVITALVSEKWQTELARTMSYVPNKTTLAHIVQGNEGATAMTFGAAQGRATPNSPRWAEVEAKNPIKPFMTAVLSGRDPKQAAKTASDAISKVLSSDR from the coding sequence GTGAAGATGCGCTTCCTTGCCCTGTGCACCGCCCTCGTCGCGGCGACCTCCCTCACGGCGTGCGGCATGCTCCCCGGCTCGGACGACGGGTCCGAACAGGTGACCCTCTGGCTCATGAAGGGCAGCGCCTCGGACGATTTCATCCAGAAGTTCACCGAGAGTTACGAACGGGAGCACCCGGGCGTCGACCTGGAGATAAAGATCCAGGAGTGGACCGGCATCGGTGACAAGGTCAACGCCGTCCTCAAGGGCACCGCCACGGAGCCCGCCGACGTCATCGAGGTCGGCAACACCCAGGTCGCCCGGTACATCGAGACCGGCGGCCTCTCCGAGCTGACCCTCGAAGGGGTCCGCGAATGGGGCAGCAAGGACTGGCTCAAGGGCCTCGCCGACCCCGCCACCGTCAACGGCGCCCGGTACGGCGTCCCCTGGTACGCCGCCAACCGCGTGGTGATCTACAACAAGGACCTCTTCGCCGCCGCCGGCATCAAGGAGCTGCCGAAGAACAGACAGGAATGGCTGACGGCGACCAGGAAGCTCGACAAGGGCGACCAGCAGGGCATCTACCTGGCCGGGCAGAACTGGTACGTACTGGCCGGGTTCATCTGGGACGAGGGCGGCGAACTCGCCGTCGAGGGCGGCGGCGTGTGGACCGGCACCCTCGACACCGAACAGGCCCTCGCCGGCATGGACTTCTACAAGCAGCTGCACGCCCTCGGCGAGGGCCCCGACAACGCCGACGAGGAAACACCCCCGCAGTCCGAGGTCTTCGCCCGCGGCCAGATCGCCCAGATCATCGCCCCGCCCGCCCAGGTCGCCCAGATCGAAGCCGCCAACCCCGCCCTCAAGGGCAAGCTCGGCTTCTTCCCGATCCCCGGCAAGACCTCCGACAAGCCCGGCGCCGTCTTCACCGGCGGCTCGGACCTGATCATCCCGGAGAACACCCGGAACCGGCGCGAGGCCGTCGACGTGATCACCGCACTCGTCAGCGAGAAGTGGCAGACCGAACTCGCCCGCACCATGAGCTACGTTCCCAACAAGACCACCCTCGCCCACATCGTCCAGGGCAACGAGGGCGCCACCGCCATGACCTTCGGCGCCGCCCAGGGCCGCGCCACCCCCAATTCCCCCCGCTGGGCCGAGGTCGAGGCAAAGAACCCGATCAAGCCATTCATGACCGCCGTCCTCTCCGGCCGGGACCCCAAACAGGCTGCAAAGACGGCATCCGATGCGATCAGCAAGGTCCTCAGCTCTGATCGCTGA
- a CDS encoding dodecin, with amino-acid sequence MSNHTYRVTEIVGTSHEGLDQAIRNGIARAGQHLRNLDWFEVTQMRGHIENGEIAHYQVGLKVGFRLDGEG; translated from the coding sequence ATGTCCAACCACACCTACCGCGTGACCGAGATCGTCGGGACCTCCCACGAAGGCCTCGACCAGGCGATCCGCAACGGCATCGCCCGGGCCGGACAGCACCTTCGCAACCTCGACTGGTTCGAGGTCACGCAGATGCGCGGGCACATCGAGAACGGCGAGATCGCGCACTACCAGGTGGGTCTGAAGGTCGGCTTCCGGCTCGACGGCGAGGGCTGA
- a CDS encoding MsnO8 family LLM class oxidoreductase, with product MIRKLSILDRSRIRRGSDGPAALRDTVALARRAEALGYRRFWVSEHHSVPGVAGSAPTVLAAAVAAATERIRVGTGGVMLPNHQPLVVAEQFGVLESLFPGRIDMGLGRSVGFTGGIRRALGRDTADAEAFEDRLAELLGWFDGNRKDHPEVHARPAEGLRIPAFVLATGEGAGIAARAGLPLVVGDVRNRERVLELIGSYRREFRASAWGERPYVIASGTVAVAATTEAARQLLVPEAWSMAYARTHGSFPPLVPAEEVAGLAMSAKERELFEKAMAGHIHGTAERVAADLAELADATGADELLVTTSAYDREALLDSFTRLARLAGL from the coding sequence ATGATCCGGAAGCTCTCGATACTCGACCGGTCCCGCATCCGCCGGGGCTCGGACGGACCCGCGGCGCTGCGCGACACCGTGGCGCTCGCCCGGCGGGCCGAGGCCCTCGGCTACCGCCGGTTCTGGGTGTCGGAGCACCACAGCGTGCCGGGGGTGGCGGGATCCGCCCCGACCGTGCTGGCCGCCGCGGTCGCCGCCGCCACCGAACGGATCCGGGTCGGCACCGGCGGGGTGATGCTGCCCAACCACCAGCCGCTGGTGGTCGCGGAGCAGTTCGGCGTGCTGGAGTCGCTCTTCCCGGGCCGTATCGACATGGGCCTCGGCCGCTCCGTGGGGTTCACCGGCGGGATCCGGCGGGCACTGGGCCGTGACACCGCGGACGCCGAGGCCTTCGAGGACCGGCTGGCGGAGCTGCTCGGCTGGTTCGACGGCAACCGGAAGGACCATCCCGAGGTGCACGCCCGGCCCGCCGAGGGCCTGCGGATCCCGGCGTTCGTCCTGGCGACCGGCGAAGGCGCGGGCATCGCGGCCCGGGCGGGCCTGCCACTGGTGGTGGGCGATGTACGGAACCGGGAGCGGGTCCTGGAGCTGATCGGGAGCTACCGGCGGGAGTTCCGCGCTTCGGCCTGGGGCGAGCGCCCGTACGTGATCGCCTCCGGCACGGTGGCGGTGGCCGCCACCACGGAAGCCGCCCGGCAGCTGCTGGTCCCGGAGGCGTGGTCGATGGCGTACGCGCGCACCCACGGCAGTTTCCCGCCGCTGGTTCCCGCGGAAGAGGTCGCGGGGCTGGCCATGTCGGCGAAGGAGCGGGAGCTGTTCGAGAAGGCCATGGCCGGGCACATCCACGGCACGGCGGAGCGGGTCGCGGCGGACCTGGCCGAGCTGGCGGATGCGACCGGGGCGGACGAGCTGCTGGTGACCACGTCGGCCTACGACCGCGAGGCGCTGCTGGACTCCTTCACCCGGCTCGCCCGGCTGGCCGGACTCTGA